GAACCGCTTGGCGGAGATGCAGCTCTGCCCGTTGTTGAGGCACCGGGACTCGGCCGCCGTCCGCGCGGCGGCCCCGATGTCGGCGGACGGCATCACCACGAACGGGTCGCTGCCGCCGAGCTCCAGGACGGTCGGTTTCACCTCGTCCCCGGCGATGGAGGCGACCGACCGTCCCGCGGGCTCGCTGCCGGTGAGCGTCGCCGCCTTCACCCGCGGGTCGCGCAGCACCCGCTCCACCGCGGACGAGCCGATCAGCAGCGTCTGGAACACGCCGTCCGGGAACCCGGCGCGGCGGAAAAGGTCCTCCAGGAACAGCGCGGTCTGCGGGACGTTCGAGGCGTGCTTGAGCAGCCCGACGTTGCCCGCCATCAGGCCCGGCGCCGCGAACCGGACGACCTGCCACAGCGGGAAGTTCCACGGCATGACCGCCAGCACCGGCCCGAGCGGCTCGTAGCGGACGTACGCGTCGTCCGCCCCCACCTCCTTGGCGTCGGCGGGGCGCCGGTCGGCGAGGAACCCGGCCGCGTGGTCGGCGTAGAAGCGGCACGCCGCGGCGCACTTGGCGGCCTCCGCCTCGGCCGCCTTCAGCGTCTTGCCCATCTCGGTCGTCAGCATCGCGCCGATGCGGCCGCGCTCGGCGTCGAGGATGCCGGCCGCGGCGTGCATCCACTCCGCGCGCTGCGCGAAGCCGGTGGTGCGGTAGGAGGCGAACGCCTCCGCCGCGCGCGCGATGCGCCGGTCGACCTCCTCGTCGGTCATCGCGTCGAAGGTCCGCTCGGCCTCCCCGGTCGCGGGGTTGGTCGTCGCGATCGTCGTCATGTCCTGCACACTCCCTGGCCGTCGCTCTCTCTGGCCGTCGCGCTCTCTGGCGCCGCGTCACCCACGGGGGTGCCCGAGTGCCCGCCGGGGAAACGGCCCGTCAGGCGGGGACGACGCACACCGGCGACGGCGCCCGCACCGGAGCCCCGGCCGGCTCGGGGACCCCGTCCGCCCCGATCCGGAACGTCGCGATCGTGCCGCCGCGCTCGTTGGCCACGTGCATCCACGCGCCGTCCACGTGCAGGTCCCGGGGCCAGTGCCCGCCGGACGGCACGTCGGCGACCGGTTCGAGCGCCGCGCCGCCGTCCAGCACCCGGTGCGCGGTCACCACGTCGGCGCCCCGCGTCGACGTGTAGAGGAACCGGCCGTCCTCCCCGAACCGGATCGCCGCGCACAGGGCGGTCCCGGCGGCGGGCTCCGCCGTCGCGGGCGACTCCGCCACGACCTCCAGGTCCGCGTACCCGTCCCGCGGCCGCAGCACGACCACGGTCGCGGCCAGCTCGGTCACCACGTGCACGTGCCCGCCCGGGTGGACGGCCAGGTGCCGGGGCCCGCACCCGGCGGGCAGCGGCGTCTCCCCGGTGAGCCGCAGGGCGCCGTCCTCGATCCGGAACGAGCGGACGAGGTCGGCGCCGAGGTCGGCCGTCAGCACGGTCCCGTCCGGGGCGTGGGCGGCGGCGTGCGCGTGCGGTCCTTCCTGGCGGTCGGCCACCGGCCCGCTCCCGTGCCCCCGCGCCACGGCGGGGGAGCCCGCGAAACCGCCGTCCGCGGCCAGCGGGACCGCCCTGACCGTCCCGGACCCGTAGTCGCAGACGACCAGGTGCCCGCCCCCGGGCGCCACGGACAGGTGGCACGGGGACGCCCCGGCCGGGACGCGCCCGATCTCCCGGGGCCGCGCGCCGCTCACGTCGTAGGCCGACACCGCGCCGTCGGCCAGCTCCCGCACCGCGTACAGGACGTTCCCGCCGGGATGGCGGGCCAGGTACGACGGGGACGCGGCCTCGACCGCGAGCCGCGGCTCCTCCAGGACGCCGTCCGCGCGCCGCCGCATCCGGTACACGCCCGCCCCCTCACCGGCGTCGCCGGTGTAGGTGCCCACCCAGAACTCCCGCTCGCCCACGTGTCTCCTTCATTGCAGTCCCGGCCCACTTCGCTCGCCCGGCGGTTCCCGCCCCCGCCTGCGGGCGCGGCTCAGGTGGCGGGGCGCAGGAGGGCCTCCTGGGCCACCGAGGCCAGCAGGGTGCCGTCCGCCGTGTGCAGCGTCCCGCGCGCCAGGCCGCGGGCGCCGTGGTTGACGACCGGCTCGGCCGAGTAGAGCATCCACTCGTCGACGCGCGCCGGCCGGTGGAACCACACCGCGTGGTCCAGCGAGACCGCCGTGGCCAGCTCCCGCGGCGAGCCCGGCGCGCGGGCGCTGCTGACCACGCCCATGTCCGTCAGGTAGGCGACCAGGCACGCGTGCAGCGCGGGATCGTCGCCGACCGGCCCGTCGGCCCTGATCCAGAAGGGGTGCGCGATCGGCCACTCGTTCTCCCCGGGCGGGTTCACCACCCGGATGTCGAACCCCATCGGGTGCCGGAAGAACGACGGCGGCACGAGCCCCCGCAGCCCCTCCGGCCCCGGCGTGCCCGCCGGCGGGTCGGCCTGCCAGTCGAACCCGTCCTCCGGCGCGTGGAACGAGGCGATCAGCTCCAGGATCGGCTTGCCGCCCTGGCTCGCCGTGACGTGCCGGGTGGAGAACGACCGGCCGTCGCGGGTCCGGGCCACCTCGAACGTCAGCGGCTCGCCCGGCGTCCCCGGGCGGATGAAGTAGGCGTGCAGGGAGTGCGGCGGGCGCCCGTCCGCGGTCAGGCACGCGGCGCGCAGGCTCTGCCCGGCGACCTGGCCGCCGAACAGCCGGGGGCGTCCCACCGAGGGCGACGTGGCGAGGAAGACGTCCCCGCCGAGCGGCGTCAGCTCGAACAGCCGCGTGAGCTCCAAGGGCTCCTCGTTCGGCTCCAAGGGTTCCTCGCTCAATGTCGTGAACCTCCCGCGCGCGGCACCGTGGCGGTGACCCTACCGGGCGTCCCGGACGCCTGCGCGGCGGGGACCGCCCCTGATACGGTCGCGCGCGGTCGACCTATGATCGCCGGAGGGAGGGGGCGGCGTCCCGGGGGCGTTCGGCGTCCGCCTCGCCCGGAGGAGATGAGAGAGGCAATGGCAGATATCACCGAGTCGCCCGAGTGGTCCGCGCTGGCCGCGCACCAGGCGGAGATCGCCGGGCGGCACCTGCGCGAGCTGTTCGCGGACGATCCGGGGCGTGCCGGCCGCATGACCGTCACCGCGGGGGACCTCCACCTGGACTACTCCAAGCACCGCGTCACCGGCGAGACGATCGGGCTGCTGACGGCGCTCGCCGAGCGGGCCGGGCTGCGCGCCCGGATCGAGGCGATGTTCACCGGCGAGCGCATCAACGTCAGCGAGAACCGCGCCGCCCTGCACACGGCGCTGCGGATCCCGCCCGGCGAGACGCTGACGGTGGACGGGCAGGACGTCGCCGGCGACGTCCACGCCGTCCTGGACAAGATGGCCGACTTCTCCCGCCGCGTCCGCTCGGGGGAGTGGACGGGCTTCACCGGCAAGCGCATCACCACCGTCGTCAACATCGGCATCGGCGGCTCCGACCTCGGCCCCGCCATGGCGTACGAGGCCCTCGGCGACTACGCGGACGCCGGGATCTCCTGCCGCTTCGTGTCCAACATCGACCCCGCCGACATCCTC
The sequence above is drawn from the Actinomadura hallensis genome and encodes:
- a CDS encoding NADP-dependent succinic semialdehyde dehydrogenase translates to MTTIATTNPATGEAERTFDAMTDEEVDRRIARAAEAFASYRTTGFAQRAEWMHAAAGILDAERGRIGAMLTTEMGKTLKAAEAEAAKCAAACRFYADHAAGFLADRRPADAKEVGADDAYVRYEPLGPVLAVMPWNFPLWQVVRFAAPGLMAGNVGLLKHASNVPQTALFLEDLFRRAGFPDGVFQTLLIGSSAVERVLRDPRVKAATLTGSEPAGRSVASIAGDEVKPTVLELGGSDPFVVMPSADIGAAARTAAESRCLNNGQSCISAKRFIVDAACADEFERLFVEHMRAQKVGDPMEESTDVGPLVSERGRADVEELVADAVDKGAQVLCGGERPGGPGWYYPPTVLSGVTPEMRMYHEEVFGPVASLFRVGGIEEAIGLANATGFGLGANAWTRDDAERERFVRELDAGQVFVNGKTTSYPQLPFGGTKRSGYGRELSEEGARAFCNAKTVWVG
- a CDS encoding acyl-CoA thioesterase, coding for MSEEPLEPNEEPLELTRLFELTPLGGDVFLATSPSVGRPRLFGGQVAGQSLRAACLTADGRPPHSLHAYFIRPGTPGEPLTFEVARTRDGRSFSTRHVTASQGGKPILELIASFHAPEDGFDWQADPPAGTPGPEGLRGLVPPSFFRHPMGFDIRVVNPPGENEWPIAHPFWIRADGPVGDDPALHACLVAYLTDMGVVSSARAPGSPRELATAVSLDHAVWFHRPARVDEWMLYSAEPVVNHGARGLARGTLHTADGTLLASVAQEALLRPAT
- a CDS encoding lactonase family protein, translated to MGEREFWVGTYTGDAGEGAGVYRMRRRADGVLEEPRLAVEAASPSYLARHPGGNVLYAVRELADGAVSAYDVSGARPREIGRVPAGASPCHLSVAPGGGHLVVCDYGSGTVRAVPLAADGGFAGSPAVARGHGSGPVADRQEGPHAHAAAHAPDGTVLTADLGADLVRSFRIEDGALRLTGETPLPAGCGPRHLAVHPGGHVHVVTELAATVVVLRPRDGYADLEVVAESPATAEPAAGTALCAAIRFGEDGRFLYTSTRGADVVTAHRVLDGGAALEPVADVPSGGHWPRDLHVDGAWMHVANERGGTIATFRIGADGVPEPAGAPVRAPSPVCVVPA